In Colletotrichum higginsianum IMI 349063 chromosome 1, whole genome shotgun sequence, one genomic interval encodes:
- a CDS encoding Ubiquitin carboxyl-terminal hydrolase, with product MVISDQYSIMSPSDSPTAQHWEGRPASVKENMLGKTGRLAPRWVHDLLNSDLDSGSFARIDWDREARCSSAGVPHRLVLVGNQSTAEGRNPGILSCVCCNCDFHFIIRTSWDSDQLVCLCRPLNLHFPPKDTDFYLHHLVNVKEPIRPATSVSDYHPMIREALLAVEHFACSAPRCTFQVSVEISRPRLKREWVRLLLDKQRILDNLANARKHSPERFADARDDWSTTAPSTLNTYLRDLLDKPNPRNISRRNKRFQVVFGDECHAIFRAIQFTEENLDKDGVFEPYFIPPRLEPGTPGTPTKLSTLRAFIEDLQAEAESLIIRSGKPGENRPYVGNRLFKELQCFEYPQNKVPQSSTEAHRVLGVLPDFDKALVFFAYNRQSILCEKRRQTYVEALRDIALLTADEDFQTRAIQELTIVEGMPPPSAHGPGNELETQAYSFFSLQYAASDDNVVSAYNTKLEHSPSQADFAREMLQIIGRHRSSDRILTHANAPMDVSSAYRILEADPQWPDNTIVMLCSVKLNKDPKSKSTAEVAIKAMDAIASDRNSDEIRQAVKALEQEYGRPPQQEKSDPVASTNTSNLPVGLENIGNTCYLNSILQYLNTVVPIKDLLAHYPAHELGLDDLDIQRRLIGGNKLKIDRAEAVVARVFVEELDRLLNELGGSQASAIRPSQRLANAVLLPTSNLTDEPGPQAKTTNAAEQKTLEVMGTQFPAPPPLPARPPPGPPAHKSEQVEDIDMVNVTVDPVSESASSVSSQTLVSMSDIDNDKRDFVPEDKTDIRIVSRPVEPPAPELVIDTDVKMTGVESPVLNVEQRVLKALETQTRTSGTEQQDVEEVMGSIINRLQAAIRPTRTDPADGIQWEPIMETFYVELTNHTKFPNQDKYKLDSTLERAITAYPAEAGPTNIHDGLSRNFDLQRVVTGKEDIMRFTSIKRLPPILHVLIQRTQNNGNKNMNPVEVFETLYLDRYMDTPEDPQFFKLRQKGWALQQRLEQLNNISTATAEDVEIMDSFVNDFVHVNKADVPEPDSLLGGMPASSLAFAGEDSSFPTYNQSVTSFEKIEPPETTGFIVEGRQQISNMRVEEVKTYKAELEELFSQHKTHAYRLHAVICHSGQLRAGHYWVWIHDFDSGVWRKYNDRTVTETPNTEEVLKTLNSNGDPYYLCYVQAGKEHDLVKIPKRSLPTSSTQSQEEPLKNTARSGEEDADGDIDLIEMDGQVAGAQAALTAPPAAGRHWAGIEERDQT from the exons ATGGTCATCTCGGATCAATACTCCATCATGTCACCAAGTGATTCACCAACTGCCCAACATTGGGAGGGAAGACCCGCTTCCGTCAAGGAAAACATGCTTGGAAAGACTG GTCGTCTTGCACCAAGATGGGTGCATGATCTACTCAATTCTGATTTGGATAGTGGCTCATTTGCAAGAATCGATTGGGATCGCGAAGCACGCTGCAGCAGCGCCGGTGTGCCCCATCGCCTTGTTCTTGTGGGCAACCAGAGCACGGCAGAGGGCCGTAATCCTGGCATTCTATCGTGTGTTTGCTGCAATTGCGACTTCCATTTCATCATCAGGACGTCGTGGGACTCGGATCAATTGGTGTGCCTCTGCCGTCCTCTAAACCTCCACTTCCCCCCCAAGGATACAGACTTTTATCTTCATCACTTGGTCAACGTCAAGGAACCGATACGGCCCGCCACATCGGTATCGGATTATCATCCTATGATCAGAGAGGCTTTGCTCGCGGTCGAGCACTTCGCGTGCTCGGCACCCCGCTGCACGTTCCAGGTGTCTGTTGAGATATCGCGGCCTCGGCTCAAGCGCGAATGGGTGCGGCTACTCCTCGACAAGCAGCGCATCCTCGACAATCTGGCAAACGCGAGAAAGCACTCGCCGGAGCGTTTCGCAGACGCCAGGGATGATTGGTCTACCACTGCCCCATCGACCTTGAACACCTATCTCAGAGACTTGCTCGACAAGCCCAACCCGCGCAACATTTCCCGGCGTAACAAGCGGTTTCAGGTTGTATTTGGCGATGAGTGCCACGCCATCTTCAGAGCGATTCAGTTTACGGAAGAGAATCTTGACAAAGACGGCGTCTTCGAACCGTACTTCATTCCTCCTAGGTTGGAGCCTGGTACTCCGGGCACACCAACGAAACTGAGCACGTTACGCGCGTTCATCGAGGACCTTCAAGCCGAGGCAGAAAGCCTCATCATCAGAAGCGGGAAGCCTGGCGAGAATCGACCGTATGTTGGTAACCGGCTTTTCAAAGAGCTCCAATGCTTCGAGTATCCGCAGAACAAAGTCCCTCAATCATCGACCGAGGCGCATCGAGTTCTTGGCGTCCTACCCGATTTCGACAAGGCGTTGGTTTTCTTCGCTTACAACCGGCAGTCAATTCTTTGCGAGAAGCGACGTCAGACTTACGTTGAAGCACTTCGCGACATTGCCCTTCTGACTGCGGATGAGGATTTCCAGACTCGTGCGATACAAGAGCTAACTATCGTGGAGGGAATGCCCCCACCAAGCGCTCACGGTCCTGGAAACGAGTTGGAAACCCAGGCCTATTCCTTCTTCAGCCTTCAGTACGCCGCCAGCGATGACAATGTCGTCTCAGCTTACAACACCAAGCTAGAGCACTCCCCTTCCCAAGCGGATTTTGCTCGAGAGATGCTTCAGATCATTGGCCGCCACAGGAGCAGTGACAGAATCCTCACACATGCGAACGCTCCCATGGACGTCTCCTCAGCTTATCGCATCCTTGAAGCGGATCCGCAGTGGCCTGATAACACCATCGTCATGTTGTGTAGTGTCAAG CTTAACAAGGACCCTAAGAGCAAGTCCACCGCCGAGGTCGCTATCAAAGCCATGGATGCCATCGCCTCCGACAGGAACAGCGACGAAATACGCCAAGCAGTCAAGGCGCTTGAACAGGAATATGGCCGCCCGCCTCAACAGGAAAAGTCCGACCCGGTAGCTTCAACTAACACGAGCAACCTGCCCGTCGGGCTGGAAAACATTGGCAACACTTGCTACTTGAACAGCATCCTTCAATACCTGAATACTGTTGTTCCTATCAAGGACTTACTTGCCCACTATCCTGCGCACGAACTTGGCCTGGATGATTTGGACATTCAACGCCGATTGATCGGCGGAAACAAGTTGAAGATCGACCGTGCCGAAGCAGTTGTTGCTCGTGTTT TTGTCGAAGAGCTTGATCGGCTGTTGAATGAGCTCGGCGGCTCGCAAGCGTCCGCTATTCGCCCCTCTCAACGCCTGGCTAACGCCGTCCTGCTACCTACCTCGAATCTCACTGACGAACCCGGCCCGCAAGCAAAGACGACCAATGCTGCGGAACAAAAGACCCTGGAGGTCATGGGCACTCAATTCCCAGCACCTCCCCCACTGCCTGCAAGGCCTCCCCCAGGACCTCCTGCGCATAAGTCGGAACAGGTGGAAGATATCGACATGGTGAACGTCACGGTTGATCCAGTTTCGGAATCAGCTAGCAGCGTAAGCTCGCAAACCCTCGTCAGTATGTCCGATATTGACAATGACAAGCGAGACTTCGTGCCCGAGGACAAGACAGACATTCGAATTGTCTCCCGGCCTGTTGAACCACCAGCGCCGGAACTTGTTATTGATACCGATGTAAAGATGACTGGAGTTGAGTCACCAGTCCTCAATGTCGAGCAACGGGTGCTCAAGGCCTTGGAAACCCAGACTAGGACTTCTGGTACGGAGCAGCaagacgtcgaggaggtgaTGGGTAGCATCATCAACCGTCTTCAGGCAGCCATCAGACCCACGAGGACAGACCCCGCGGATGGGATCCAGTGGGAGCCGATCATGGAGACGTTCTACGTCGAACTGACCAACCACACGAAGTTTCCCAACCAGGACAAATACAAGCTGGATTCAACCCTTGAGCGTGCAATCACAGCATACCCTGCCGAAGCCGGTCCGACCAACATACATGACGGCCTGAGCCGCAACTTCGACCTTCAACGAGTCGTTACTGGCAAGGAGGACATCATGCGGTTTACGTCAATCAAGAGGCTTCCTCCCATATTGCATGTACTCATTCAGCGGACCCAGAACAACGGTAACAAGAACATGAACCCCGTTGAGGTTTTTGAGACGCTATACCTTGATCGATACATGGACACACCAGAGGATCCGCAGTTTTTCAAGCTGAGACAAAAAGGATGGGCCCTTCAACAGCGTCTGGAGCAGCTCAACAACATCTCTACTGCCACAGCCGAAGATGTAGAGATCATGGACAGTTTCGTCAACGACTTCGTCCATGTCAACAAAGCAGACGTCCCTGAGCCCGATTCACTTCTTGGAGGCATGCCAGCTTCTTCCCTTGCCTTTGCGGGTGAAGACTCGTCGTTTCCGACGTACAACCAGTCCGTAACATCGTTCGAAAAGATCGAGCCGCCCGAGACGACAGGATTCATCGTGGAAGGACGGCAGCAAATCAGCAACATGCGCGTGGAAGAGGTTAAGACGTACAAAGCAGAGCTCGAAGAACTCTTCTCACAGCACAAGACCCATGCATATCGCCTGCATGCCGTTATCTGCCACAGTGGCCAGCTGCGGGCAGGGCATTACTGGGTTTGGATCCACGACTTCGATTCCGGTGTTTGGCGCAAGTATAACGATAGGACCGTGACAGAAACACCTAATACCGAAGAGGTGTTGAAGACACTCAACAGTAACGGCGACCCATACTACCTCTGTTATGTCCAGGCCGGAAAGGAACATGACCTCGTCAAGATCCCCAAGCGCAGTCTGCCGACGTCATCGACCCAAAGCCAAGAGGAGCCACTCAAGAACACGGCTAGGAGCGGAGAAGAGGACGCAGACGGGGACATTGACCTGATAGAAATGGATGGTCAGGTAGCAGGTGCACAGGCAGCTTTGACAgctccgccagcagcaggcAGACATTGGGCTGGCATCGAGGAACGTGACCAGACATAG